From Carassius gibelio isolate Cgi1373 ecotype wild population from Czech Republic chromosome B23, carGib1.2-hapl.c, whole genome shotgun sequence, the proteins below share one genomic window:
- the elovl4b gene encoding elongation of very long chain fatty acids protein 4b, which translates to METVIHFMNDSVEFYKWSLTIADKRVEEWPMMSSPLPTLGISVLYLLFLWVGPLYMQNREPFQLRKTLIVYNFSMVLLNFYICKELLLGSRAAGYSYLCQPVNYSNDVNEVRIASALWWYYISKGVEFLDTVFFIMRKKFNQVSFLHVYHHCTMFILWWIGIKWVPGGQSFFGATINSGIHVLMYGYYGLAAFGPKIQKYLWWKKYLTIIQMIQFHVTIGHAAHSLYTGCPFPAWMQWALIGYAVTFIILFANFYYQTYRRQPRLKTAKTAVNGISNGTSKTSEVTENGKKQKKGKGKHD; encoded by the exons ATGGAGACAGTCATTCACTTTATGAATGACTCTGTAGAGTTTTATAAATGGAGCCTTACCATAGCAG ATAAGCGTGTGGAGGAATGGCCGATGATGTCGTCTCCGCTCCCCACACTGGGGATCAGTGTTCTATACCTGCTCTTCCTGTGGGTCGGACCCCTTTACATGCAGAACCGGGAGCCTTTTCAGCTCAGAAAAACCCTCATTGTGTACAACTTCAGCATGGTGCTGCTTAACTTCTACATCTGCAAAGAG CTGCTTCTGGGCTCCAGAGCGGCTGGATACAGTTACCTCTGCCAGCCTGTGAACTACTCCAATGATGTGAATGAAGTCAGG ATAGCGTCAGCACTATGGTGGTACTACATCTCTAAAGGGGTGGAGTTTCTGGACACAGTGTTCTTCATCATGAGGAAGAAGTTTAATCAGGTCAGCTTCCTGCACGTCTATCACCACTGCACAATGTTCATCCTGTGGTGGATCGGCATCAAGTGGGTTCCTGGCGGACAGT CTTTCTTTGGTGCTACGATTAATTCAGGCATTCACGTTCTGATGTACGGATACTACGGCTTGGCAGCGTTTGGACCGAAGATCCAGAAGTACCTGTGGTGGAAGAAATACCTCACTATTATTCAGATG ATCCAGTTCCACGTCACCATTGGCCACGCCGCTCATTCTCTCTACACGGGTTGCCCATTCCCGGCCTGGATGCAgtgggctctgattggctacgCCGTCACATTCATCATCCTGTTTGCCAATTTCTACTACCAGACCTACCGCCGCCAGCCACGCCTCAAGACGGCCAAAACTGCTGTGAACGGCATCTCCAATGGCACCAGCAAGACATCAGAGGTCACAGAAAACGGGAAGAAACAGAAGAAAGGAAAAGGAAAGCATGATTGA